From the genome of Haloterrigena sp. KLK7, one region includes:
- a CDS encoding ABC transporter substrate-binding protein, with product MSVQLNRRKLLSGLCTAGLGGLAGCLGSVPGLDSSDIEDGSDVGGTDRTLRLGIMQPLSGSLETVGKPMRNAAELPIRQVEDEISLDIEYEVVDTETSPSAGVQGAAALVDNGYPMVNGPASSDVTLQATQQVLIPYRTVCCSPGATTPTITSLNDAGLVFRTAVSDSLQAVVLADRAANDLGHDSAATLYVNNDYGWQLSQAFARSFQSDHGGTVSTQVPLTEGQDSYEAAIERARTDDPELLVVIGYPETGGQVFADLGADAEEDILVTDGLQDGDLHDEVDYSLDGIRGTAPLVDGPGTETFTELFQDAYDAEPGVFTPHSYDASAVLLLANAYAGQNDGTAIRNAMQAVTTGDGEAVTPETLAEGIEFAAEGNAVTYQGASSSVSFDENGDVTDAVFEYWEFDESAAGGIAELERVSS from the coding sequence ATGTCCGTTCAACTGAATCGTCGAAAACTACTGTCCGGACTCTGCACCGCCGGGCTCGGTGGTCTCGCCGGCTGTCTCGGCTCGGTTCCCGGACTCGACTCGAGCGATATCGAGGACGGGAGCGACGTCGGTGGCACCGATCGAACGCTCAGACTCGGTATCATGCAACCACTGAGCGGCAGCCTCGAGACGGTCGGGAAACCGATGCGAAACGCCGCAGAGCTTCCCATCCGACAGGTCGAAGACGAGATTTCGCTCGACATCGAGTACGAAGTCGTCGATACCGAGACCTCGCCCTCCGCGGGCGTTCAGGGTGCGGCCGCGCTGGTCGACAACGGGTATCCCATGGTCAACGGGCCGGCGTCGTCCGACGTGACGCTGCAGGCGACTCAGCAGGTCCTCATCCCGTATCGAACCGTCTGCTGCTCGCCCGGCGCGACGACGCCGACGATCACGTCGCTCAACGACGCCGGGCTGGTCTTCCGGACTGCGGTCTCCGACTCGTTGCAGGCGGTCGTGCTGGCCGACCGGGCGGCGAACGATCTCGGTCACGACAGCGCCGCGACCCTCTACGTGAACAACGATTACGGCTGGCAGTTGAGCCAGGCGTTCGCGCGCTCGTTCCAGAGCGATCACGGCGGGACGGTTTCGACGCAGGTTCCGCTAACGGAAGGCCAGGACTCCTACGAAGCGGCCATCGAGCGGGCCAGAACCGACGATCCCGAGTTGCTCGTCGTGATCGGCTATCCGGAGACCGGCGGGCAGGTATTCGCCGACCTGGGTGCCGACGCCGAGGAGGACATCCTCGTCACCGACGGCCTACAGGACGGCGATCTCCACGACGAGGTCGACTACTCGCTCGACGGCATCCGCGGTACCGCGCCGCTGGTCGACGGGCCGGGCACCGAGACGTTCACGGAGCTGTTCCAGGACGCCTACGACGCCGAACCCGGCGTCTTCACGCCACACTCCTACGACGCGAGCGCCGTCCTGTTGCTCGCGAACGCCTACGCCGGACAGAACGACGGAACCGCTATCAGAAACGCCATGCAAGCGGTCACCACCGGCGACGGCGAGGCGGTCACCCCCGAGACGCTCGCCGAGGGGATCGAATTCGCGGCCGAAGGTAACGCCGTCACGTATCAGGGGGCCTCGAGTTCGGTCAGCTTCGACGAGAACGGTGACGTGACCGACGCGGTCTTCGAGTACTGGGAGTTCGACGAGAGCGCCGCCGGCGGCATCGCCGAACTGGAACGGGTGAGTTCCTGA
- a CDS encoding polyprenyl synthetase family protein: MELLERRRALIEERLVEVVDGLEPDALRDEVRHTALAGGKRVRPMVTVLACETVGGRAEEAIDFGVGIELVHSASLVVDDIIDRSELRRGTTSAWAEFGYGPAIVSSDGLLGEAFALFSSDPDATRVVAEAMVELGIGEATELSAEPETEAEYMTLARRKTGALFRAAAELGAIAAGSDAVTVEALGEYAERVGVAFQIRDDVLDAVADPDELGKPTGHDAALERPSVVQVTDLTPDEANARARAESDRAIEALDRVEVADPTARNYLVELAEFVVEREQ; this comes from the coding sequence ATGGAATTGCTGGAGCGTCGTCGGGCGCTGATCGAGGAGCGGCTCGTCGAGGTAGTCGACGGCCTCGAGCCGGACGCGCTCAGAGACGAAGTGCGCCACACGGCGCTCGCCGGCGGCAAGCGCGTCCGTCCGATGGTGACCGTGCTGGCCTGTGAGACCGTCGGCGGCCGGGCCGAGGAGGCGATCGATTTCGGCGTCGGCATCGAGCTCGTTCACAGCGCGTCGCTGGTCGTCGACGACATCATCGACCGCTCGGAGCTTCGCCGCGGGACGACCAGCGCCTGGGCCGAGTTCGGCTACGGCCCGGCGATCGTCTCGAGCGACGGCCTGCTCGGCGAGGCCTTCGCCCTCTTCTCGTCCGATCCCGACGCCACCCGCGTCGTCGCCGAGGCGATGGTCGAACTCGGCATCGGCGAGGCGACGGAGCTGTCCGCCGAGCCCGAGACCGAGGCCGAGTACATGACCCTGGCGCGACGGAAGACCGGCGCGCTGTTTCGCGCCGCCGCGGAACTGGGGGCGATCGCCGCCGGATCGGACGCGGTCACCGTCGAAGCGCTCGGCGAGTACGCCGAACGGGTCGGGGTCGCCTTTCAGATCCGCGACGACGTCCTGGACGCGGTCGCCGACCCCGACGAACTGGGTAAGCCGACCGGCCACGACGCCGCCCTCGAGCGACCGTCGGTCGTTCAGGTGACCGATCTCACCCCCGACGAGGCCAACGCCCGCGCTCGAGCCGAATCGGACCGAGCGATCGAGGCCCTCGATCGGGTCGAGGTCGCCGACCCGACGGCCCGAAACTATCTGGTCGAACTGGCGGAGTTCGTCGTCGAGCGCGAACAGTAG
- a CDS encoding NAD(P)-dependent alcohol dehydrogenase translates to MEIDAAVVEEEGGSFDIESVELESPQDDEVLVRVVGAGVCHTDLIVRDQLYPTPLPAVLGHEGSGVVESVGSNVSSVESGDRVVLSFDYDDDCHSCRDGHPAYCESFFEHNFGGQRPEDGTSPLSRDGERISGRFFGQSSFATHAIATERNVVPIEDGGDVPLELLGPLGCGIQTGAGAVINSLDPQAGSSIAVFGAGSVGLSAVMAADLKGCTEIVSIDLKENRLEKAADLGATETIDPGSVDDVVATVSERTDGGADYALETTGVADVAEQAVATLTQRGTLGLVGAPPLGTEASYDVNDLILNGRSITGIVEGDSNPQEFIPDLVDLYRQGKFPFDELVTYYDFDEIEQAVEDSESGETIKPVLRMSEP, encoded by the coding sequence ATGGAGATCGATGCAGCGGTCGTCGAGGAGGAGGGCGGCTCGTTCGATATCGAGTCCGTCGAACTCGAGTCACCGCAGGACGACGAGGTACTGGTCCGCGTCGTCGGGGCCGGCGTCTGTCACACCGACCTGATCGTCCGCGATCAGCTGTATCCGACGCCGTTGCCCGCGGTATTGGGTCACGAGGGGTCCGGCGTGGTCGAATCGGTCGGTTCGAACGTGAGCAGCGTCGAGTCCGGCGATCGCGTGGTGTTGAGTTTCGACTACGATGACGACTGTCACAGCTGTCGCGACGGCCATCCCGCCTACTGCGAGTCGTTCTTCGAGCACAACTTCGGCGGCCAGCGACCCGAAGACGGCACGTCGCCGCTCTCGCGGGACGGCGAGCGAATCAGCGGCCGATTCTTCGGGCAGTCGTCGTTCGCGACCCACGCCATCGCGACCGAGCGCAACGTGGTTCCGATCGAGGACGGCGGCGACGTCCCGCTGGAACTGCTCGGCCCGCTGGGCTGTGGGATTCAGACCGGCGCCGGCGCCGTCATCAACTCGCTGGATCCGCAGGCCGGATCGTCGATCGCGGTCTTCGGAGCCGGCTCCGTCGGCCTCTCGGCGGTCATGGCCGCGGATCTGAAGGGCTGTACGGAAATCGTCTCGATCGATCTGAAGGAGAACCGGCTGGAGAAAGCCGCCGACCTCGGCGCGACCGAGACGATCGACCCCGGATCGGTCGACGACGTCGTCGCGACCGTCAGCGAACGCACCGACGGCGGTGCCGATTACGCGCTCGAGACGACCGGCGTCGCGGACGTCGCCGAACAGGCGGTGGCGACGCTCACGCAACGCGGGACGCTCGGTCTCGTCGGCGCGCCGCCGCTGGGGACCGAAGCGAGCTACGACGTCAACGACCTCATCCTCAACGGGCGCTCGATTACGGGGATCGTCGAAGGCGATTCGAACCCGCAGGAGTTCATTCCCGACCTCGTCGATCTCTACCGACAGGGTAAGTTCCCGTTCGACGAACTCGTCACCTACTACGACTTCGACGAGATCGAACAAGCCGTCGAGGACTCCGAGAGCGGCGAGACGATCAAGCCCGTGTTGCGGATGAGCGAGCCCTGA
- a CDS encoding S8 family serine peptidase, giving the protein MYGFSIGCRRLLVLSLVALLCTSLLFPIGLAAGAAPIEGVTATDDANTQPPINGTTSVERSEPARIDPTLEDADGVVEVIVRLESSRTATTVSGEVKPTTLQAATDGTQSSLEHAAETTAGLDIERQFWLANAALVSVDTDRVSLETVGAIDGVVEIHADAAVELASGAATDGSSNATASPGIETSANALSTASNASSTAEPATNGSSPADPTTTATVGFGNEYTYGLERLSVPATRERYGARGDGATVAVLDTGVDDSHPDVTVDAWRDFSGGSSTPMDYNDHGTHVAGTIVGGDASGTQIGVAPEADLLAGAVLTDCTGGSCVGYTSDVIDGMEWAIENGADVISLSLGSEGYTSTYVRAVRNAEASGTVVVAGAGNGGDGVSSSPGNVYDAISVGATDENERVADFSSGAVVDTRDAWGWHAPSEWPSSYVVPTVTAPGERVLSASPDGGYVRKSGTSMATPHVAGVVALVQGATDRHLEPAEIRAALTETATKPRSGSDDQDTRYGHGIVDAVAALEEAGSFATVEGTVTDTVTDEPIAEATVTLESADGAVSETTTDLSGRYELEGITGDREYTLTVAANGYETTAQTSFVPADETTTVDVSLAGDGELEVTLDDAQFGGGIANATVEATTWDGTYPVSHQGDGTYVAGNVPTRGEYTLTATAPGYHDRQRDVTMTKPGRRVTERLQLSGDATLEIATKDAVTGTAISNATVTIERSDGASLDVAEPTDSNGTIAVTVPGTDEEYTVCAEAEGYESETESSTVSSEETAVVEVPLDGDGALEVALEDAQFGDGISDATIEATGRRGTYSGVHTNQGTYRIAPLPGGDEYAVNVSAAGYVSETLSMESDSNETATERAILEGDATLSVSVVDEDGEPIDGATVTIERPDGTSFAVATETDSDGTLEVTVPGTGMEYTVGVDAEGYESETVTTGSVSSEANESVTVTMSAADDGVPGFGVTMGMIAVLATLAVGVTRTRR; this is encoded by the coding sequence ATGTATGGTTTTTCGATAGGCTGCCGCCGGCTTCTCGTGCTCTCTCTGGTGGCGCTTCTCTGTACTTCGCTGCTGTTTCCAATCGGTTTGGCGGCTGGAGCCGCTCCAATCGAGGGCGTAACCGCGACGGATGATGCGAACACCCAGCCGCCGATCAACGGCACGACTTCGGTCGAACGATCGGAGCCGGCACGTATCGATCCGACACTCGAGGACGCCGACGGTGTCGTGGAGGTAATCGTCCGACTCGAGAGTAGCCGAACGGCCACGACGGTATCTGGTGAAGTGAAACCGACGACGTTACAGGCCGCTACAGACGGGACGCAGAGTTCTCTCGAGCACGCGGCCGAGACGACGGCGGGACTCGATATCGAGCGACAGTTCTGGCTCGCAAACGCTGCGCTGGTGTCGGTCGACACTGATCGCGTGTCGTTAGAGACGGTCGGTGCGATCGACGGTGTCGTCGAGATCCACGCTGACGCCGCCGTGGAACTCGCATCGGGGGCGGCGACTGACGGATCGAGTAACGCGACGGCGAGCCCGGGAATCGAGACGAGCGCGAACGCATTGTCAACAGCTTCGAACGCGTCGTCGACAGCTGAGCCGGCGACAAATGGGTCATCACCGGCCGACCCGACGACTACGGCGACGGTGGGATTCGGCAACGAATACACCTACGGCCTCGAGCGGCTCTCTGTGCCCGCGACACGAGAGAGGTACGGCGCCCGCGGAGACGGAGCGACGGTCGCCGTCCTCGATACGGGCGTCGATGACTCCCATCCCGATGTGACGGTCGACGCGTGGCGGGACTTCTCCGGCGGATCGTCGACGCCGATGGATTACAACGACCACGGGACCCACGTCGCCGGGACGATCGTCGGCGGCGACGCGAGCGGAACGCAGATCGGCGTCGCGCCCGAGGCGGACCTGCTCGCCGGCGCCGTCCTGACCGACTGTACCGGCGGGAGCTGCGTCGGCTACACGTCCGACGTGATCGACGGCATGGAGTGGGCGATCGAGAACGGGGCCGACGTCATCAGTTTGAGCCTCGGTTCCGAAGGGTACACCAGCACGTACGTTCGTGCGGTTCGGAACGCGGAAGCCAGCGGCACCGTCGTCGTCGCCGGGGCCGGAAACGGCGGCGACGGCGTCTCCTCGTCGCCGGGGAACGTCTACGACGCCATCAGCGTCGGCGCCACCGACGAGAACGAACGCGTCGCCGACTTCTCGAGCGGCGCGGTCGTCGATACCCGCGACGCGTGGGGCTGGCACGCGCCGTCCGAGTGGCCCAGCAGCTACGTCGTTCCGACGGTTACGGCGCCCGGCGAACGCGTCCTCAGCGCGTCCCCAGACGGCGGCTACGTTCGAAAGAGCGGGACCAGCATGGCCACGCCCCACGTCGCGGGCGTAGTCGCACTGGTGCAGGGAGCGACCGACCGACACCTCGAGCCCGCCGAGATCAGGGCGGCACTGACGGAGACGGCCACGAAGCCGAGGAGCGGGTCCGACGATCAGGACACCCGATACGGCCACGGAATCGTCGACGCGGTCGCCGCCCTCGAGGAGGCCGGCTCGTTCGCGACCGTGGAGGGGACGGTGACCGATACGGTGACGGACGAGCCGATCGCGGAGGCGACCGTCACTCTCGAGAGCGCCGACGGGGCCGTTTCCGAGACGACGACCGATCTGTCCGGCCGGTACGAACTCGAGGGGATCACCGGCGACCGCGAGTACACGCTGACCGTCGCCGCCAACGGCTACGAGACGACCGCCCAGACGTCGTTCGTTCCGGCCGACGAGACGACGACGGTCGACGTGTCGCTCGCCGGTGACGGGGAACTCGAGGTGACTCTCGACGACGCGCAGTTCGGCGGCGGCATCGCGAACGCGACCGTCGAAGCGACTACCTGGGACGGTACGTATCCGGTGAGCCACCAGGGCGACGGGACCTACGTCGCCGGGAACGTTCCCACTCGAGGCGAGTACACGCTGACCGCGACCGCTCCGGGATACCACGACCGCCAGCGCGACGTGACGATGACGAAACCGGGGCGACGCGTCACCGAGCGGCTCCAGCTATCGGGTGACGCGACGCTCGAGATTGCAACGAAAGACGCGGTGACGGGAACGGCAATCTCCAACGCGACCGTCACCATCGAACGCTCGGACGGCGCCTCGTTGGATGTCGCCGAACCGACGGACAGTAATGGGACGATCGCGGTCACGGTGCCGGGAACCGACGAGGAGTATACCGTTTGCGCCGAGGCCGAGGGATACGAGTCGGAGACCGAGTCGAGTACGGTCTCGAGCGAAGAGACGGCGGTCGTCGAGGTCCCACTCGACGGAGACGGTGCGCTCGAGGTGGCCCTCGAGGACGCGCAGTTCGGCGACGGGATCTCGGACGCGACCATCGAAGCGACCGGTCGACGGGGGACGTATTCGGGCGTTCACACGAACCAGGGAACGTACCGCATCGCTCCCCTCCCCGGCGGCGACGAGTACGCGGTGAACGTGTCCGCGGCGGGCTACGTCAGCGAGACGCTCTCGATGGAGAGCGACTCGAACGAAACGGCGACCGAACGGGCGATTCTCGAGGGCGACGCGACGCTGTCGGTGTCCGTCGTCGACGAGGACGGTGAGCCGATCGACGGCGCGACCGTCACGATCGAACGCCCGGACGGTACCTCGTTCGCGGTCGCCACTGAGACGGATTCAGATGGGACGCTCGAGGTGACCGTTCCCGGAACCGGGATGGAATACACGGTGGGCGTTGACGCGGAGGGCTACGAGTCGGAGACCGTGACGACGGGGTCGGTCTCGAGTGAGGCAAACGAGTCCGTCACCGTGACGATGTCGGCGGCCGACGACGGCGTTCCCGGGTTTGGAGTCACAATGGGTATGATTGCGGTGCTGGCGACGCTCGCCGTCGGTGTCACGCGTACGCGGAGATAG
- a CDS encoding DUF373 family protein: MLLVLCVDLDDDLGRKTGFSTPVIGRDPVEEAAVALATEDPEDSDVNVIFQGLHVYDDLADRDESVEVAVVTGNDEGDVKANREVGDEVDTVLASLSTAEDVTALVVTDGAQDESVIPIIRSRVPIDGVRRVVVRQAQNLESMYYTIKQVLNDPETRGTVLIPLGILLLIYPLALVGTVLDMPGFVLGTTSALLGLYLISRGLGLGDRLDAAVERARRSLYAGRTTLLAYVVAAALFALGGVSGRNELEAVREATPGEVGVPVMLSALVYGSIQWIAAAGVTTSLGQITDEYIAGSLEWRYLNAPFYVLSIAIVLYAVSAFFLGEVGISFLATALTIGTLLGIASTLAFAVVESRYADDDAEDASGTRSADRV; the protein is encoded by the coding sequence ATGCTGCTTGTCCTCTGTGTCGACCTCGACGACGACCTCGGTCGCAAGACCGGCTTCTCGACGCCGGTGATCGGTCGCGACCCCGTCGAGGAGGCGGCCGTCGCGCTGGCGACCGAAGACCCGGAGGACTCCGACGTCAACGTAATCTTCCAGGGGTTACACGTCTACGACGATCTCGCCGACCGCGACGAGAGCGTCGAGGTCGCCGTCGTCACCGGCAACGACGAGGGCGACGTGAAGGCCAACCGCGAGGTCGGCGACGAGGTCGATACGGTCCTCGCGAGTCTCTCGACGGCGGAGGACGTCACCGCGCTCGTGGTCACCGACGGCGCCCAAGACGAGTCCGTCATCCCGATCATCCGCTCGCGGGTCCCCATCGACGGCGTCCGTCGCGTCGTCGTTCGACAGGCCCAGAACTTGGAGTCGATGTACTACACGATCAAGCAGGTGCTGAACGATCCGGAGACGCGGGGGACGGTGTTGATCCCGCTCGGCATCCTCCTGTTGATCTACCCGCTCGCCCTCGTCGGGACCGTCCTCGACATGCCCGGATTCGTGCTGGGGACGACCTCGGCGCTGCTGGGGCTGTATCTCATCTCCAGGGGACTCGGGCTGGGCGACCGCCTCGACGCCGCCGTCGAGCGCGCCCGCCGGTCGCTGTACGCCGGTCGGACGACCCTGCTCGCCTACGTCGTCGCCGCCGCCCTGTTCGCCCTCGGCGGCGTCAGCGGCCGGAACGAACTCGAGGCCGTCCGCGAGGCGACGCCCGGTGAGGTCGGCGTTCCCGTGATGCTCTCCGCGCTCGTCTACGGGTCGATCCAGTGGATCGCCGCCGCGGGGGTCACCACCAGCCTCGGACAGATCACCGACGAGTACATCGCCGGCTCCCTCGAGTGGCGCTACCTCAACGCGCCCTTCTACGTGCTCTCGATCGCGATCGTCCTCTACGCGGTGAGCGCGTTCTTCCTCGGCGAGGTCGGGATCAGCTTCCTCGCGACGGCGCTGACAATCGGCACGCTCCTGGGAATCGCGAGCACCCTCGCCTTCGCCGTGGTCGAATCCCGGTACGCGGACGACGACGCCGAGGACGCGAGCGGGACGCGGTCGGCCGACCGCGTCTGA
- a CDS encoding radical SAM protein — protein sequence MISKGCEQCAKGGKMVLFVYGYCDQRDCFYCPLGENRKNVTDVYANERLVEDDEDVITEAKRMDALGTSITGGEPQEALDRTCHYLELLKDEFGEDHHTHLYTGITGGRENMRRLSEAGLDEIRFHPPYEQWGDLHGTEWEEILYVAREEGLTPAFEIPGIRAEEEFLEFLDEGAADFCNVNEFEMSDGNYRRMQEQGFELKEDHMSAVEGSREEILEVMGDHEKVYFCTSVFKDAAQHRRRLKRMARNIRREFDDITDDGTLVYGKTRAEPEEFEALGVPEEFYTVKTNHVEVAWWLLEEMIEEGDLEDGEIVEQYPTYDGQVVERTPLA from the coding sequence ATGATCTCGAAGGGCTGTGAGCAGTGCGCGAAAGGCGGCAAGATGGTGCTGTTCGTCTACGGCTACTGCGACCAGCGTGACTGCTTCTACTGCCCCCTCGGCGAGAACCGCAAGAACGTCACCGACGTCTACGCCAACGAACGCCTCGTCGAGGACGACGAGGACGTCATCACGGAGGCAAAGCGCATGGACGCGCTGGGGACGTCGATCACCGGCGGCGAGCCCCAGGAGGCCCTCGATCGGACCTGCCACTACCTCGAACTGCTGAAAGACGAGTTCGGCGAGGACCACCACACCCACCTCTATACGGGCATCACCGGCGGCCGCGAGAACATGCGCCGCCTCTCGGAGGCCGGCCTCGACGAGATTCGCTTCCACCCGCCGTACGAACAGTGGGGCGACCTCCACGGGACCGAGTGGGAGGAGATCCTCTACGTCGCTCGCGAGGAGGGGCTGACCCCCGCCTTCGAAATCCCCGGTATCCGTGCCGAGGAGGAGTTCCTCGAGTTCTTAGACGAGGGCGCCGCCGACTTCTGTAACGTCAACGAGTTCGAGATGAGCGACGGGAACTACCGTCGGATGCAGGAACAGGGATTCGAGCTCAAGGAGGACCACATGAGCGCCGTCGAGGGCTCCCGCGAGGAGATCCTCGAGGTGATGGGCGACCACGAGAAGGTCTACTTCTGTACCTCCGTGTTCAAGGACGCGGCCCAGCACCGCCGCCGACTCAAACGCATGGCGCGGAACATCCGCCGCGAGTTCGACGACATCACCGACGACGGCACGCTCGTCTACGGTAAGACCCGCGCCGAACCAGAAGAGTTCGAAGCCCTCGGCGTGCCCGAGGAGTTCTACACCGTCAAAACGAACCACGTCGAGGTCGCCTGGTGGCTCTTGGAGGAGATGATCGAAGAGGGCGACCTCGAGGACGGCGAAATCGTCGAGCAGTACCCGACGTACGACGGGCAGGTCGTCGAGCGGACGCCGTTGGCGTAA
- a CDS encoding methyl-accepting chemotaxis protein: MASLASLVPSFIRRRYLVKFVVSILAVVLVIGAVGAVSYADIDNTVRADSNEQLESTAEMQADAISNWVETMRVQTRTASDSRILQEGDQQAVQAQLVEEQARMDVDVRAIHYVDTENGEIVTSTNAAYRGASFEDLEEPWATDDFDDNLGLEESVWHSQQAYRSPTLDDQVMAFASPVTEREDRAVVIIGTLEYQVEQLHQENTSASTAIIDSDGSAVFQAESASIDDGSIDDEAMAAALGGRLTRIQDDDVVRAYVPVGNTQWVAITTVPTDQAYGVASDVGTNVIAMVLTSLIALGAVGVVLGRQTVGPLARLRDRTTEMEAGNLDVDLETNRVDEIGRLYDGFDSMRNSLRDQIEAAEAAREEAEAARAETESINRHLEAKAAEFSTVMDDCADGDLTRRLDPESESEAMTDIAEAFNEMIADLERTTADVKAFANEVAAASEQVTASSEEVRSASQQVSESVQEISDGADRQNENLRSVNQEMSGLSTTTEEIAASSNTVADIAERTAETGRLGREAAQEAIDGMHEIESESTEAVDAIEELEAEMAQIDELVEFISEVARETNMLALNANIEASRGGDGESSGFGAVAEQVKELAADTKSTAEDIEQRLGRIDEQTSETAAEVQQTADRIAEHVDSVENAAEALDEIADYAEQTNDGVQEISAATEEQAASTQEVVAMVSSATEISDSTAAEAQRVAAAAEEQTSALSEVSESASSLTDQAAHLSETLDHFETDEVADASVDEYDTDTETLTFDEIDVDDTDDTDDTDDAAGDVDTAASEDVDDGAGVAPSETNGGIMDTSGVDRDADSTSDGDAPNGPIDRDDGTTETSHRAGVAEIDATEAETETGMETETDGSEADATADAESARDGTEDDGDESADGGNGFTFSQFEDE; encoded by the coding sequence ATGGCGTCGCTCGCATCCCTGGTCCCGTCGTTCATCAGGCGGCGATACCTCGTGAAGTTCGTGGTGTCGATTCTGGCAGTCGTGCTCGTTATCGGCGCCGTCGGAGCGGTCAGCTACGCCGATATCGACAATACGGTTCGGGCGGACTCGAACGAACAGCTCGAATCGACCGCCGAGATGCAGGCCGACGCGATCAGCAACTGGGTCGAGACGATGCGGGTTCAGACGCGGACCGCGTCCGATTCGCGGATTCTTCAGGAGGGCGATCAACAGGCGGTTCAGGCCCAGCTCGTCGAAGAGCAGGCCCGGATGGACGTCGACGTGCGGGCCATCCACTACGTCGACACCGAGAACGGCGAAATCGTCACGAGCACGAACGCCGCCTACCGCGGCGCGTCGTTCGAAGACCTCGAGGAGCCGTGGGCGACCGACGACTTCGATGACAACCTCGGGCTCGAGGAGTCCGTCTGGCACTCCCAGCAAGCGTACCGATCGCCGACCCTCGACGACCAGGTGATGGCCTTCGCCAGCCCGGTCACCGAACGCGAGGATCGGGCCGTCGTCATCATCGGCACGCTCGAGTACCAGGTCGAGCAGCTCCACCAGGAGAACACGTCCGCTTCGACGGCCATTATCGATAGCGACGGATCGGCCGTCTTCCAGGCCGAATCCGCGTCGATCGACGACGGCTCGATCGACGACGAGGCGATGGCTGCCGCCCTCGGCGGGCGACTGACCCGCATTCAGGACGACGACGTCGTGCGGGCGTACGTCCCCGTCGGGAACACGCAGTGGGTCGCTATCACGACCGTTCCGACCGATCAGGCCTACGGCGTCGCCTCCGACGTCGGGACGAACGTCATCGCGATGGTGTTGACGAGCCTGATCGCGCTCGGCGCCGTCGGCGTCGTTCTCGGCCGGCAGACGGTCGGTCCGCTGGCCCGGCTGCGCGACCGGACGACCGAGATGGAAGCCGGCAACCTCGACGTCGATCTCGAGACGAATCGCGTCGACGAGATCGGGCGACTGTACGACGGGTTCGACAGCATGCGGAACTCGCTGCGCGACCAGATCGAAGCCGCCGAAGCCGCCCGCGAGGAGGCCGAAGCGGCCCGCGCCGAGACCGAGTCGATAAACCGGCACCTCGAGGCGAAAGCCGCGGAGTTCAGCACCGTGATGGACGACTGCGCCGACGGCGATCTGACTCGACGGCTCGATCCCGAGAGCGAGAGCGAGGCGATGACCGACATCGCCGAGGCGTTCAACGAGATGATCGCGGACCTCGAACGGACGACCGCCGACGTCAAGGCCTTCGCGAACGAGGTGGCGGCGGCCAGCGAACAGGTGACCGCCTCCAGCGAGGAGGTCCGTTCGGCCTCCCAGCAGGTCTCCGAGTCGGTCCAGGAGATTTCCGACGGCGCCGACCGACAGAACGAGAACCTGCGGTCGGTCAACCAGGAGATGAGCGGGCTCTCGACGACGACCGAAGAGATCGCCGCCTCCTCGAACACCGTCGCCGACATCGCCGAGCGAACGGCCGAGACCGGTCGACTCGGTCGCGAGGCGGCCCAGGAGGCCATCGACGGGATGCACGAGATCGAATCGGAGTCGACCGAAGCCGTCGACGCTATCGAGGAACTCGAGGCGGAGATGGCACAGATCGACGAACTGGTCGAGTTCATCAGCGAGGTCGCCCGCGAGACGAACATGCTCGCGCTGAACGCGAACATCGAGGCCTCGCGGGGCGGCGACGGCGAGAGCTCCGGGTTCGGTGCCGTCGCGGAACAGGTCAAGGAACTGGCCGCGGACACGAAATCGACCGCCGAGGACATCGAGCAGCGGCTGGGGCGCATCGACGAACAGACCTCGGAGACCGCGGCGGAGGTCCAGCAGACCGCCGATCGAATCGCGGAACACGTCGACTCCGTCGAAAACGCCGCCGAGGCCCTCGACGAGATCGCCGACTACGCCGAACAGACCAACGACGGCGTACAGGAGATCTCCGCCGCGACCGAAGAGCAGGCGGCGTCCACGCAGGAGGTCGTCGCCATGGTCTCGTCGGCGACCGAGATTTCCGATTCCACGGCGGCCGAGGCCCAGCGCGTCGCTGCGGCCGCGGAGGAACAGACCTCCGCCCTTTCGGAAGTCTCCGAGAGCGCGAGTTCGCTCACTGATCAGGCGGCCCACCTGAGCGAGACCCTCGATCACTTCGAGACCGACGAGGTGGCGGACGCCTCCGTCGACGAGTACGACACCGATACCGAGACCCTCACGTTCGACGAGATCGACGTCGACGACACCGACGACACCGACGACACCGACGACGCTGCGGGCGACGTCGATACCGCCGCGAGCGAGGACGTCGACGACGGTGCCGGTGTGGCCCCGTCCGAGACGAACGGCGGGATCATGGACACGAGCGGCGTCGACCGAGACGCCGACTCGACGTCCGACGGTGACGCTCCGAACGGACCGATCGACCGTGACGACGGGACGACCGAGACGTCCCACCGAGCCGGTGTGGCCGAAATCGATGCTACCGAGGCCGAGACCGAGACCGGCATGGAGACGGAAACGGACGGCAGTGAAGCCGACGCGACAGCCGACGCCGAGTCGGCTCGCGACGGCACGGAAGACGACGGTGACGAGTCGGCGGACGGCGGGAACGGGTTCACGTTCAGCCAGTTCGAGGACGAGTAA